Proteins encoded together in one Streptomyces umbrinus window:
- a CDS encoding SCO3374 family protein, whose product MVPTVPSPRRPPGPSHPGDSGHPSHMSRAVRHWYENELGWPTVPGTPLDLPTGLRFDVLDAPVEAGYAALRHLVPGSPVAVRADRMRILVAAGSADELPGLLDWLEWGALTLDLRAIGEDGRIEAPLPPGTPAPGTPRRAGTPVHIPAHASHTSHTSVDTAVDSSQGAAVWLRPPEPGCEVEPSLPTLSALGGGVGGAPDLVRLVDTMATECHRIRLRRSCAQPLAMS is encoded by the coding sequence ATGGTCCCCACGGTCCCTTCTCCCCGCCGACCGCCCGGCCCGAGCCACCCGGGCGACTCGGGCCACCCGAGCCACATGAGTCGCGCGGTCCGGCACTGGTACGAGAACGAACTGGGCTGGCCGACCGTGCCCGGCACTCCCCTGGACCTGCCGACGGGGCTGCGTTTCGACGTGCTGGACGCACCGGTGGAGGCGGGGTACGCGGCGCTGCGGCATCTGGTGCCGGGCTCTCCGGTGGCCGTGCGGGCGGACCGGATGCGGATTCTGGTGGCGGCGGGAAGCGCGGACGAACTGCCCGGGCTGCTCGACTGGCTGGAGTGGGGGGCTCTCACGCTTGATCTCAGGGCGATCGGCGAGGACGGGCGCATCGAGGCGCCACTGCCGCCCGGCACTCCGGCGCCCGGCACTCCGCGACGTGCAGGGACCCCCGTACACATCCCTGCGCATGCGTCGCATACATCGCACACATCTGTGGATACCGCTGTGGACAGCTCGCAGGGGGCCGCCGTCTGGCTGCGACCCCCTGAGCCTGGCTGCGAGGTGGAGCCGTCGCTGCCGACACTGTCGGCGCTCGGTGGGGGCGTTGGGGGCGCCCCCGATCTCGTACGACTCGTGGACACGATGGCGACTGAATGCCATCGCATCCGGCTGCGCCGTTCCTGTGCTCAGCCTTTGGCCATGTCGTAG